A genome region from Frankineae bacterium MT45 includes the following:
- a CDS encoding FtsX-like permease family protein: MLFSRLRHRAWYAAFLFVLSTLTVAAFAAGPFYERAVEQASLQATLGEASPAARGIAAHADTIDDALAVLPKGDTASLFRAPVTGSDNNNLQTTLQGKNYSATVSARSELCAHLTMVAGRCPQGVGEIVVSSTSASALSLRLGQPVTLSGVVDGGPSYPLGTAHIVGVYRVFDADDDYWFGRTYSSATGTYTQSQAGAVSRYVDTFFISASYAADLMSQVTQFNNGRPAEAPLPDPFDRYAQAALLVHRVGIDDTAQLRAAAEAATAAAQTASNNGQSLSVGTNLPNLLDTVEHARSQSRSIIPAFALQLALVVLAVMAMVVAAEVEERQPELALGRLRGRGARSAAGPFLTEAVALVGGSLVPGLALSWFVTLLLARRQLPPGTSLELRWAPVAAALGGALLALAIFAILVLRAARRPVLELLRTVPRTVGRRGLGVFEAMIFSASVAGVVVALSGDRHNLLVSLVPALLAVAAGLLAAQLAAWACSAIGRRLLWRGRLGAAMAALQAARRSGFRRVVLLVCITTALVIAAVDQWSVAAENRSRAAGVQVGAPVVLTTAPTTPSQLQQAVKAADPAERFAVPVVLQQSENAVSPVIATDPVAFAAAASWVEEGDRPPAKALAQLSPPAAAAPIRVTGDHLQLTGDSSLIRTLDSDSTAGPVSLRFELRRTDGSMTSADVVLPEGHVPGLVLNVPISGCLSGCQVRRLSLQRSPSDNQRVQLALRISQFAVATGNHLTPVSLGTPNDWGTVPPADGAAPAGPDEFLRLDADPSGSGLALTAVNEGSDAAIRHRDLPDVIPAISGGSLPPSGATLGIDGLPQTFGVVSQAPYLPRLGTVATPLLTDLTLAIAASGNTTAGDTFQVWLSSDDPGQERALVAALRTHGVTIAQRETAAHAQRLLAQTPPAWAVTFALLVALVATLVAMLMIIAVALTSRGPRRTDLAAMRLVGVRGESLRRAGVGEQLLGVLLGVIVGTVAGVVGAALVLPSLPIFSSPPLVPISLLATAWPSVLLSTLVAALLFGAVGWAVALAVTSDSGAAERPGGLQ, from the coding sequence GTGCTGTTCAGCCGGTTGCGGCATCGCGCCTGGTACGCCGCTTTCCTGTTCGTTCTCTCCACCCTCACCGTCGCCGCTTTCGCCGCCGGGCCCTTCTATGAGCGGGCCGTCGAGCAGGCTTCCCTGCAGGCCACCCTAGGAGAGGCATCGCCGGCTGCCCGTGGAATCGCGGCCCACGCCGACACCATCGACGATGCCCTGGCCGTGCTGCCGAAGGGTGACACCGCCTCGCTCTTCCGGGCCCCCGTGACCGGCTCCGACAACAACAACCTGCAGACGACACTTCAGGGGAAGAACTACTCGGCGACGGTCTCAGCCCGCAGCGAGCTCTGCGCCCACCTGACGATGGTCGCCGGCCGCTGCCCGCAGGGGGTCGGCGAGATCGTCGTCAGTTCGACCAGCGCGTCCGCCCTGAGCCTGCGGTTGGGTCAGCCCGTCACGCTCTCGGGCGTCGTCGACGGTGGGCCCTCATACCCGCTCGGGACCGCCCATATCGTCGGCGTCTACCGGGTATTCGACGCGGACGACGACTACTGGTTCGGACGGACGTACTCATCGGCCACCGGCACCTATACGCAGTCGCAGGCCGGCGCGGTGAGCCGCTACGTCGACACGTTCTTCATCAGCGCGAGCTACGCCGCCGACCTGATGAGTCAGGTGACGCAGTTCAACAACGGGCGGCCGGCCGAAGCGCCCCTCCCCGACCCCTTCGACCGGTACGCGCAGGCCGCGCTCCTCGTCCACCGGGTCGGCATCGATGACACCGCACAACTGCGGGCCGCAGCCGAGGCGGCCACCGCCGCCGCCCAGACGGCCAGCAACAACGGCCAGTCGTTGAGCGTCGGGACCAACCTGCCGAACCTGCTCGACACGGTGGAGCACGCGCGTAGCCAGTCCCGGTCGATCATCCCGGCCTTCGCGTTGCAGCTGGCCCTGGTCGTGCTCGCCGTAATGGCGATGGTGGTGGCGGCCGAGGTGGAGGAGCGGCAGCCGGAACTGGCCCTCGGACGGTTACGCGGTCGAGGCGCCCGGTCGGCAGCGGGGCCGTTCCTCACCGAGGCGGTCGCGCTGGTCGGCGGATCACTGGTGCCGGGTCTGGCCCTCTCCTGGTTCGTCACCCTGCTGCTGGCCCGCCGACAACTGCCACCCGGGACGTCGCTTGAGCTGCGCTGGGCACCGGTCGCGGCTGCGCTGGGCGGCGCGCTGCTCGCCCTCGCAATCTTCGCGATTCTCGTGCTCCGGGCAGCCCGCCGGCCAGTACTCGAGCTACTCCGCACCGTCCCGCGGACGGTCGGGCGCCGAGGGCTCGGGGTCTTCGAGGCGATGATCTTCTCGGCATCGGTGGCCGGCGTGGTGGTCGCCCTCTCCGGTGACCGGCACAACCTGCTCGTCTCCCTCGTGCCGGCGCTGCTGGCGGTTGCCGCTGGCCTGCTCGCCGCACAGTTGGCGGCTTGGGCCTGCTCGGCCATCGGCCGGCGGCTGCTCTGGCGGGGGCGGCTGGGGGCGGCGATGGCGGCGCTGCAGGCCGCCCGGCGCAGCGGCTTCCGTCGGGTTGTGCTGCTCGTCTGCATCACGACCGCGCTGGTCATCGCCGCCGTCGACCAGTGGAGCGTCGCGGCCGAGAATCGGTCGCGGGCGGCGGGTGTGCAGGTCGGTGCGCCGGTGGTGCTCACCACCGCGCCGACCACGCCGTCTCAGTTGCAGCAGGCGGTAAAGGCGGCCGATCCGGCCGAGCGGTTCGCGGTCCCCGTGGTTCTGCAGCAGTCCGAGAACGCGGTCTCGCCAGTGATCGCGACCGACCCGGTGGCCTTCGCGGCCGCCGCGTCCTGGGTCGAGGAGGGGGACCGGCCGCCGGCCAAGGCGCTGGCCCAACTCAGCCCGCCGGCCGCGGCCGCACCGATCCGGGTCACCGGGGATCACCTGCAATTGACAGGCGACTCCTCGCTGATCCGAACGCTGGACTCCGACTCGACGGCGGGCCCGGTGTCGCTGCGCTTCGAACTGCGCCGGACCGACGGTTCGATGACCTCCGCTGATGTGGTGCTCCCCGAAGGTCACGTCCCAGGGCTGGTGCTCAATGTCCCGATCAGCGGCTGCCTGAGCGGGTGCCAGGTGCGCCGACTCTCCCTGCAGCGCTCCCCATCGGACAACCAGCGCGTGCAGCTGGCACTGCGGATCAGTCAATTCGCCGTCGCCACCGGAAATCACCTCACGCCGGTCTCGCTCGGCACCCCGAACGACTGGGGGACGGTGCCGCCGGCCGACGGAGCGGCGCCGGCCGGACCCGATGAGTTCCTGCGCTTGGACGCCGACCCGAGCGGCAGTGGACTGGCGCTGACGGCGGTCAATGAGGGGAGCGACGCCGCGATCCGGCACCGCGATCTCCCCGACGTCATTCCGGCCATCAGTGGCGGATCGCTACCGCCGAGCGGTGCGACGCTTGGCATCGACGGGCTGCCTCAGACGTTCGGAGTCGTGAGTCAGGCGCCGTACCTGCCACGCCTCGGAACCGTCGCAACCCCGCTGCTGACCGACCTCACCCTGGCCATCGCGGCGAGTGGCAACACGACGGCCGGCGACACCTTCCAGGTCTGGCTCAGCAGTGACGACCCCGGACAGGAACGGGCCCTCGTCGCCGCGCTCCGCACACACGGGGTGACGATCGCCCAGCGTGAAACCGCGGCCCACGCGCAGCGGTTACTGGCCCAGACACCTCCGGCCTGGGCCGTCACCTTCGCCCTCCTCGTAGCTCTGGTAGCGACGCTGGTCGCGATGCTGATGATCATCGCTGTGGCCCTGACCTCCCGAGGCCCGCGCCGGACCGATCTGGCCGCGATGCGACTGGTCGGCGTCCGCGGCGAGAGCCTTCGTCGGGCCGGTGTCGGCGAGCAACTGCTGGGCGTACTGCTCGGGGTGATAGTCGGGACGGTCGCCGGCGTCGTCGGCGCGGCGCTGGTGCTGCCGTCCCTGCCTATCTTCTCGTCGCCGCCGCTGGTCCCGATCTCGCTGCTGGCCACGGCCTGGCCGTCGGTGCTGCTGAGCACCCTCGTCGCCGCACTGCTCTTCGGCGCGGTCGGCTGGGCCGTCGCGCTCGCCGTGACCTCGGACTCCGGAGCGGCCGAGAGGCCCGGGGGTCTCCAGTGA
- a CDS encoding 3,4-dihydroxy 2-butanone 4-phosphate synthase / GTP cyclohydrolase II, with the protein MSRSLTLAPVELGVPEVISAAKKLADGHPVVLIDTTGSTDEGALLLAAETITTEKMAFLVRYSSGFVCAALPAEQADRLGLPAMSDQNQDRGQISFGVSVDASEGISTGISAYDRARTARLLADPATVPGDLRRPGHLVPVRTANAGVLARSGLAEATADLAALAGLAPVSVFASVVSELYPTELAGADELRTFAREHDLPVVELRQVKTHRLRTERQIGQEAEARLPLPAGNFTAVGFRSAIDGAEHLALVEARTWTAAATRPPSVYLHAECVIGDVFGSFGCPCGQRLQAAIEELGRRGNGLVLYLRTGQRGSTRLTETLAGLAAGSACPATLTPEQRSVAAEMLLDLGIEQTVSLGEVPLLLAR; encoded by the coding sequence ATGTCACGTTCGCTGACGCTGGCCCCGGTCGAGCTCGGAGTGCCTGAGGTGATCAGCGCCGCCAAGAAGCTGGCCGATGGGCACCCGGTCGTCCTCATCGATACGACGGGCAGCACGGACGAGGGAGCACTGCTCCTCGCCGCCGAGACGATCACCACCGAGAAGATGGCCTTCCTGGTCCGCTACAGCTCGGGGTTCGTCTGCGCCGCGCTCCCGGCCGAGCAGGCCGACCGCCTCGGTCTGCCGGCGATGAGCGATCAGAATCAGGATCGCGGCCAGATCTCCTTCGGTGTCTCCGTCGACGCCTCCGAAGGAATCAGCACCGGCATCTCGGCCTACGACCGCGCGCGGACGGCCCGGCTGCTGGCCGACCCGGCGACCGTCCCGGGCGACCTTCGGCGGCCGGGGCACCTGGTGCCGGTCCGGACGGCCAACGCCGGTGTTCTGGCTCGCAGCGGCCTCGCCGAAGCGACGGCCGACCTCGCTGCGCTGGCCGGGCTGGCGCCGGTCTCGGTCTTCGCCTCGGTGGTGAGTGAGCTCTATCCGACCGAGCTGGCCGGAGCCGACGAACTCCGCACCTTTGCCCGCGAGCACGACCTGCCGGTGGTGGAACTGCGCCAGGTGAAGACGCACCGGCTGCGCACCGAACGGCAGATCGGTCAGGAGGCCGAGGCGCGCCTTCCGCTGCCGGCCGGGAACTTCACCGCCGTGGGGTTCCGGTCGGCCATCGACGGGGCCGAACACCTCGCGCTGGTCGAGGCCCGCACCTGGACGGCCGCGGCGACCCGCCCACCATCGGTGTATCTGCACGCCGAGTGCGTCATCGGTGATGTCTTCGGCTCCTTCGGATGCCCCTGCGGGCAGCGCCTCCAGGCGGCGATCGAGGAACTCGGCCGGCGGGGCAACGGTCTCGTCCTCTACCTGCGCACCGGCCAGCGAGGCTCGACCCGGCTCACCGAGACGCTCGCCGGTCTCGCCGCCGGATCGGCCTGCCCGGCCACGCTGACGCCCGAACAGCGCTCCGTCGCAGCCGAGATGCTCCTCGACCTCGGGATCGAGCAGACGGTGAGCCTGGGGGAGGTACCGCTGCTGCTGGCCCGCTGA
- a CDS encoding NADH-FMN oxidoreductase RutF, flavin reductase (DIM6/NTAB) family, translating to MTVLAREQLSGEVLRSAFAAHPSGVTAICASIDGEPAGLVASSFTSVSLDPPLVSVCVAHTSSTWPRLRPAARLGVSVLAADHDEVARRLSARGTERFAQVGWEETLHGAIFIHGSALRLECTLENEVRAGDHDIVLLRVISVQSYPEVSPLVFHASRFRRLEA from the coding sequence ATGACCGTCCTCGCCCGTGAGCAGCTCAGCGGTGAGGTGCTCCGCAGCGCCTTCGCGGCCCACCCGAGCGGGGTCACTGCCATCTGCGCGTCGATCGACGGCGAGCCGGCCGGCCTGGTCGCCAGCTCCTTCACCTCGGTATCGCTGGATCCGCCGCTGGTCTCGGTCTGCGTGGCCCACACCTCCAGCACCTGGCCCCGGCTGCGCCCGGCGGCCCGGCTGGGGGTCAGCGTCCTCGCCGCCGACCACGACGAAGTGGCCCGCCGCCTCTCCGCCCGCGGCACCGAGCGCTTCGCCCAGGTCGGCTGGGAGGAGACCCTCCACGGTGCGATCTTCATTCACGGGTCGGCGCTACGGCTGGAGTGCACCCTCGAGAACGAGGTCCGGGCCGGCGACCACGACATCGTGCTGCTGCGGGTGATCAGCGTGCAGTCCTATCCGGAGGTCTCGCCGCTGGTCTTTCACGCCAGCCGCTTCCGCCGGTTGGAGGCCTGA
- a CDS encoding FMN reductase: MKVAVVAGNPKPNSRTLAAATLVAERLTGRAPETVVDVVTLGPGLLGWGDPAVTAAVESVRQSDYLICASPTYKATYTGLLKLFLDQFPSNGLEGVTAFALMLGAGPQHALAPELLLKPVLAELGASLPSRALYLLDSEWETSAALGPWVESAQRYLTLESAS; the protein is encoded by the coding sequence ATGAAGGTAGCAGTGGTAGCCGGGAACCCGAAGCCGAACTCACGCACCCTGGCGGCGGCGACCCTGGTGGCCGAACGTCTCACTGGGCGGGCCCCAGAGACGGTGGTGGACGTGGTGACCCTCGGCCCTGGACTTCTCGGCTGGGGCGACCCGGCGGTGACCGCGGCCGTCGAGTCGGTGCGCCAGAGCGACTACCTGATCTGTGCATCGCCGACCTATAAGGCCACCTACACCGGCCTGCTGAAACTCTTCCTCGACCAGTTCCCGAGCAACGGGTTGGAGGGGGTCACCGCCTTCGCACTTATGCTCGGCGCCGGCCCGCAGCACGCGCTCGCGCCGGAACTGCTCCTCAAGCCGGTGCTGGCGGAGCTGGGTGCCAGCCTCCCCTCCCGCGCGCTGTACCTCCTCGACTCGGAGTGGGAGACGTCGGCCGCACTGGGTCCCTGGGTGGAGAGCGCCCAGCGGTACCTCACCCTGGAGAGCGCGTCATGA
- a CDS encoding deazaflavin-dependent oxidoreductase, nitroreductase family, with protein sequence MGSAGIRLLNGEMPLQGEYEPSPSKRSRDQVELYESSGGTEGTTLFGLPVIVLTSLGAKSGKIRKTPLMRVEHDGRYAVIASQGGAPTHPVWYYNLNADPHVELQDGPTRQDMVAHEASGEERSTWWARAVEAYPSYADYQTKTSREIPVFVLEPA encoded by the coding sequence GTGGGCAGCGCCGGAATCCGGTTGTTAAATGGAGAGATGCCCCTACAAGGTGAATATGAACCGAGTCCATCCAAGCGCTCCCGCGATCAGGTCGAGCTCTATGAATCCTCTGGCGGAACCGAAGGGACGACCCTCTTCGGTCTGCCGGTGATCGTGCTGACCAGCCTCGGCGCGAAGTCCGGCAAGATCCGCAAGACTCCGCTGATGCGGGTCGAGCACGACGGGCGCTACGCGGTGATCGCCTCCCAGGGCGGCGCCCCGACGCACCCCGTCTGGTACTACAACCTCAACGCCGATCCGCACGTCGAACTGCAGGACGGGCCGACCCGGCAGGACATGGTGGCGCACGAGGCCAGCGGCGAGGAGCGGAGCACCTGGTGGGCCCGGGCCGTCGAGGCCTACCCCTCCTATGCCGACTATCAGACGAAGACGTCCCGGGAGATCCCCGTCTTCGTGCTCGAGCCCGCGTAG
- a CDS encoding Esterase-like activity of phytase, whose amino-acid sequence MKRRAIALAATATIALTAVSVTAASADAGKPDAPLLAQPDAYLLSQDHTLLAHASVLGNDQGRPTAIVSHTDPAHGSLTLNPDGTFSYVPAAGFSGVDTFDYTVSDAVTLYQTHVPPLATIGGVKITGGGYGSSLAPVPGSKNEVYGLTDRGPNVDGPNGTKIEPLPAFDPAIGKFKLVNGSAVLEQTIPLKAGDGTPYNGLVNSQASTGETITDLDGNLLPTSPNGYDSEGLVALKDGTFWVSDEYGPFITHFDKQGRAIGRLSPFDGSLPAELADRVPNKGMEGLTITPDGKTLVGMMQSALQTPDLTKKPSSVTTLRIVTIDLKSHATHEYLYLLDDPKVNSGAVSEITALTNSTFVVDERDGKFEPNAYKKLFTIDLTNATDVGPQSSVAGATYDASKGGLLVGAASQSIDAYVGTDDTATATADLAAVGITPVSKTLDVDLGGLVTRLDPTGGFFGHDKVEGVATTDQGKTLIVSNDNDFGIAGVTGTTAPFTLTPKILPNGQQDDGEYLAIDTTKVNDPTSTATVSIFVTPPGIHH is encoded by the coding sequence ATGAAACGTCGAGCTATCGCGCTCGCTGCCACCGCTACGATCGCTCTCACCGCCGTCTCCGTCACCGCCGCCAGCGCGGACGCCGGGAAGCCGGACGCGCCGCTGCTGGCCCAGCCGGACGCCTACCTGCTCAGCCAGGACCACACGCTGCTGGCGCATGCCAGCGTGCTGGGCAATGACCAGGGACGCCCCACCGCGATCGTCTCCCACACCGATCCGGCCCACGGCTCGCTCACGCTGAACCCGGACGGCACCTTCAGCTACGTCCCCGCCGCAGGCTTCTCCGGCGTGGACACCTTCGACTACACGGTGAGTGACGCCGTGACGCTGTACCAGACGCACGTGCCGCCACTGGCCACCATCGGCGGCGTGAAGATCACCGGCGGCGGCTACGGCTCCTCGCTGGCGCCGGTCCCCGGCTCCAAGAACGAGGTGTACGGACTCACCGATCGCGGCCCGAACGTCGACGGGCCGAACGGGACGAAGATCGAGCCGCTCCCCGCCTTCGACCCGGCGATCGGCAAGTTCAAGTTGGTCAACGGATCGGCTGTCCTGGAGCAGACGATCCCGCTGAAGGCCGGCGACGGCACTCCCTACAACGGGCTGGTCAATTCGCAGGCCTCCACCGGCGAGACGATCACCGATCTGGACGGCAACCTCCTGCCGACCAGCCCCAATGGCTACGACTCTGAGGGCCTAGTCGCCCTCAAGGACGGCACGTTCTGGGTCTCCGACGAGTACGGCCCGTTCATCACCCACTTCGACAAGCAGGGCCGGGCCATCGGCCGCCTCTCGCCGTTCGACGGCTCGCTGCCGGCCGAACTGGCCGACCGCGTGCCTAACAAGGGCATGGAGGGGCTCACCATCACCCCCGACGGGAAGACGCTGGTCGGCATGATGCAGTCGGCGTTGCAGACGCCGGATCTCACCAAGAAGCCGTCCAGCGTCACCACGCTACGGATCGTCACCATCGACCTGAAGTCGCACGCAACGCACGAATACCTGTACCTATTGGATGATCCCAAGGTGAACAGCGGCGCGGTCAGTGAGATCACCGCACTCACCAACAGCACCTTTGTGGTCGACGAGCGGGACGGCAAGTTCGAACCGAACGCGTACAAGAAGCTCTTCACCATCGACCTGACCAACGCCACCGACGTGGGCCCGCAGTCGAGCGTCGCCGGCGCGACCTATGACGCCAGCAAGGGTGGGCTCCTCGTCGGTGCCGCCTCGCAGTCCATCGATGCTTATGTCGGCACTGACGACACGGCCACCGCGACGGCCGATCTGGCCGCGGTCGGCATCACCCCGGTGAGCAAGACGCTTGACGTCGACCTCGGTGGCCTAGTGACCCGGTTGGACCCGACCGGCGGCTTCTTCGGGCACGACAAGGTCGAGGGCGTGGCGACGACCGACCAGGGGAAGACGCTCATCGTCAGCAATGACAACGACTTCGGTATCGCCGGAGTCACCGGGACGACCGCCCCGTTCACGCTGACGCCGAAGATCCTGCCGAATGGCCAGCAGGACGACGGCGAGTACCTCGCGATCGACACGACGAAGGTGAACGACCCGACCAGCACGGCGACGGTCTCGATCTTCGTCACCCCGCCCGGAATCCACCACTAG
- a CDS encoding ABC-type lipoprotein export system, ATPase component, whose protein sequence is MNSRGLAVSAHGLVHIYRVEGNDVVALTSVDLEIAAGQMVGLLGPSGSGKSTLLTLLAGLQRPSAGRLRVGAHDLAAVEPDDLDGMRATEVGVVLQGAARNLLPYTTPRRNVAFAQRAARRRGRSDLPEAATVLALLGLGGQLDRPLGQLTPGQLQRVAVATGMAALPGLLLADEPTSQLDHRHRDEVLDAIADVNAQLGTTVITVTHDPDVAARMPRTITIRDGRIGAEGRGGEEFVVVGRDGSVQLPPDIRVRFTAGDLLRVDLTDDGVVHLRPRDTDDPTAGTT, encoded by the coding sequence GTGAACTCACGCGGGCTCGCGGTGTCGGCCCACGGCTTGGTGCACATCTACCGGGTCGAGGGGAACGACGTCGTCGCGCTCACCTCGGTGGATCTGGAGATCGCGGCCGGGCAGATGGTCGGGTTGCTTGGGCCGTCCGGCTCGGGGAAGTCGACGCTGCTGACCTTGCTGGCCGGTCTGCAGCGCCCGAGCGCCGGCCGCCTGCGGGTGGGCGCCCATGATCTGGCCGCGGTGGAGCCGGATGACCTGGACGGCATGCGGGCAACCGAAGTCGGGGTCGTACTTCAGGGCGCGGCCCGCAACCTGCTGCCGTACACGACGCCCCGTCGCAACGTCGCCTTCGCCCAGCGGGCCGCCCGGCGACGTGGACGCAGCGACCTCCCGGAGGCCGCCACGGTTCTGGCCCTGCTCGGTCTCGGCGGTCAGCTTGACCGGCCGCTGGGCCAACTCACCCCTGGACAGTTGCAGCGCGTCGCCGTGGCGACCGGGATGGCCGCGCTACCGGGGCTCCTGTTGGCCGATGAACCGACCAGCCAGCTCGACCACCGACACCGGGACGAGGTGCTGGACGCTATCGCCGACGTCAACGCACAACTCGGAACCACCGTGATCACCGTGACGCACGACCCCGACGTGGCGGCCCGAATGCCCCGCACCATCACCATCCGTGATGGCCGGATCGGGGCCGAAGGGCGGGGCGGGGAGGAGTTCGTGGTGGTCGGGCGTGACGGCTCGGTGCAACTTCCCCCCGATATTCGCGTCCGGTTCACCGCCGGTGACCTGCTCCGCGTCGATCTCACCGACGACGGGGTCGTACACCTGCGGCCCCGTGACACTGACGACCCAACAGCGGGGACAACATGA
- a CDS encoding 4a-hydroxytetrahydrobiopterin dehydratase, translated as MSAALVSRDELEVGLAQLRAWHSSAAPGVSAGASITRKVDAPSFLAGIGWVRRIAEVAEDADHHPDIDIRWRSLTFTLSTHSAGGLTQADLDLAARIDEIVGHS; from the coding sequence ATGAGTGCCGCGCTGGTCAGCAGGGATGAGTTGGAGGTCGGGCTCGCTCAGCTGCGGGCCTGGCACAGTTCCGCCGCACCCGGTGTCTCCGCCGGTGCGTCAATCACCCGCAAGGTCGACGCGCCCAGCTTTCTGGCTGGTATCGGTTGGGTGCGTCGCATCGCCGAAGTGGCTGAAGACGCCGACCATCACCCGGACATCGACATCCGGTGGCGGAGTCTGACCTTCACGCTGAGCACGCATTCAGCCGGTGGTCTGACCCAGGCCGACCTGGACCTGGCCGCCCGCATCGACGAGATAGTCGGCCACAGCTGA
- a CDS encoding putative ABC transport system ATP-binding protein, which yields MTPRHASNNEPSFSGEPLLEAAGVSVSYGQTMAVDRVSLQLYPGELIALTGRSGAGKTSLLNALAGILRPVAGEVLVRGQRVQSAPEANKLQVVLIPQGNALVRVLTAIENVALPLLAQPGSKSDARERAQQALALVGLEEAAGQLVEELSGGQQQRAAVARGLAVGGALLLADEPTSELDAANRTRVMDLLRQQAERGAGVLVATHDPDAAALCDAELRLDEGVATWIRDRSVG from the coding sequence ATGACACCGCGGCACGCGTCGAACAATGAGCCGTCTTTCTCGGGGGAACCGCTCCTGGAGGCAGCCGGCGTATCGGTCAGCTACGGCCAGACGATGGCCGTCGACAGGGTCAGTCTGCAGCTGTACCCCGGAGAGCTCATCGCACTCACCGGCCGGTCGGGCGCCGGAAAGACCTCCCTGCTGAACGCGCTGGCCGGGATCCTCCGTCCGGTGGCCGGAGAGGTTCTGGTCCGCGGCCAACGAGTGCAGAGCGCCCCAGAGGCCAATAAATTGCAGGTGGTTCTCATACCGCAGGGGAATGCGCTGGTGCGCGTGTTGACCGCTATCGAGAACGTTGCGCTACCGCTGCTCGCGCAGCCGGGGTCGAAGTCCGACGCGCGCGAACGGGCACAGCAGGCGCTGGCCCTGGTCGGCCTGGAGGAGGCGGCTGGGCAGCTCGTCGAGGAGCTCTCCGGAGGTCAGCAGCAGCGAGCGGCGGTGGCCCGAGGCCTGGCCGTCGGGGGCGCGCTGCTACTGGCCGATGAGCCGACCAGCGAGCTCGACGCGGCCAACCGCACACGGGTGATGGATCTGCTGCGCCAGCAGGCCGAGCGCGGCGCCGGTGTCCTGGTTGCCACGCACGACCCCGATGCGGCGGCGCTCTGCGACGCCGAGCTGCGACTGGACGAGGGGGTCGCCACCTGGATCCGCGACCGGTCAGTCGGCTGA
- a CDS encoding arsenite efflux membrane protein ArsB, translating to MWAILGVAGLAVVVTGWLPAHVAHDVAITRAGPILVFLLAITVLAELADRAGVFDAAARACARAARGSTVRLFLLISLLGTLTTIGMSLDTTAVLLTPVVLSLADRLGLRPLPFALLAVWLANTASLLLPVSNLTNLLAVQHTNISALRFAGRMALPEIVAVAFTVAYLGFLYRRDLRTGYAVPDPEPPADVWTFRICALACIALAPGVLLGAPPWAVAVGCAVAATAVFLIRRRGDLAWSLLPWRLLILTEGLFLTVSALALHGGTRLIERLTGDNTLATTAVAAGTSNLVNNLPAYLAVETTIPPAHTTQLFSALLGTNTGPLVLLWGSLATLLWRERCRARGVHVSAWTFAAVGLGGVPLMLLGTWGALLVTDIR from the coding sequence ATGTGGGCGATCCTCGGCGTGGCCGGTCTGGCCGTGGTCGTCACCGGGTGGCTCCCTGCTCATGTGGCCCACGACGTGGCGATCACCCGGGCCGGGCCCATCCTGGTATTCCTACTGGCGATCACGGTGCTGGCCGAACTGGCCGACCGGGCCGGGGTCTTCGATGCCGCGGCCCGCGCCTGCGCCCGTGCCGCCCGAGGCTCAACCGTCCGGCTCTTCCTGCTCATCAGCCTGCTGGGGACCCTCACCACCATCGGGATGAGCCTCGATACCACGGCGGTTCTCCTCACCCCAGTCGTGCTCAGCCTCGCCGATCGGCTGGGGCTTCGGCCGCTGCCGTTTGCGCTGCTCGCGGTCTGGCTGGCCAACACGGCCAGCCTGCTCCTCCCCGTCTCGAACCTGACGAACCTGCTCGCGGTGCAGCACACCAACATCTCCGCGCTGCGCTTCGCCGGCCGGATGGCGCTGCCGGAGATCGTCGCCGTCGCCTTCACCGTCGCCTACCTGGGGTTCCTCTACCGGCGCGACCTACGGACCGGCTACGCGGTACCCGACCCGGAACCACCCGCTGACGTCTGGACGTTCCGGATCTGCGCGCTGGCCTGCATCGCGCTGGCCCCCGGTGTCCTCCTCGGGGCGCCGCCGTGGGCCGTCGCCGTCGGCTGTGCAGTTGCCGCGACCGCGGTCTTCCTGATCCGGCGCCGCGGCGATCTCGCCTGGTCGCTGCTGCCCTGGCGGCTGCTCATCCTGACCGAGGGCCTCTTCCTCACCGTCAGCGCACTGGCGCTGCACGGCGGCACCCGCCTCATCGAGCGCCTCACCGGCGACAACACGCTCGCCACCACCGCGGTCGCCGCCGGCACCAGCAATCTGGTGAATAACCTCCCCGCGTACCTGGCGGTCGAGACGACGATCCCGCCGGCCCACACGACCCAGCTCTTCTCGGCCCTCCTCGGGACGAACACGGGACCACTGGTGCTGCTCTGGGGGTCGCTGGCGACGCTGCTGTGGCGGGAACGGTGCCGGGCCCGCGGCGTGCACGTCTCGGCCTGGACGTTCGCGGCGGTCGGACTCGGCGGCGTCCCGCTGATGCTGCTGGGCACCTGGGGCGCCCTGCTGGTGACGGACATCCGATGA